A stretch of the Orcinus orca chromosome 1, mOrcOrc1.1, whole genome shotgun sequence genome encodes the following:
- the LOC101286071 gene encoding protein pitchfork, protein MCFNKTETLVNCSFGTCQRRKLFPHFHPPNLLGNKFLPLRGVPHRGPGCYIAEDRYGLAYNLSKIPTSTKGYALGARTAVRFKPISKDMTPYPGMYQTVGPQEQTHKQNFAPFNALLPRFRTYSKDTCYPGPDTYNPEIKAPKKVTWPMKFGSPDWAQVPCLQKRTLKAELPTDKDFRKHRNLVAYLSLYYN, encoded by the exons ATGTGCTTCAACAAAACAG AAACGCTGGTTAACTGCTCCTTTGGAACATGTCAACGGAGGAAGCTCTTTCCTCACTTCCACCCCCCAAACTTGTTGGGGAACAAGTTTCTCCCTCTTAGGGGAGTGCCCCACAGAGGGCCTGGATGTTACATAGCAGAAGAT AGGTATGGCTTGGCATACAACCTCTCTAAGATCCCGACCAGTACAAAAGGATATGCTTTGGGAGCCAGAACAGCCGTGAGGTTTAAGCCAATCAGCAAG GATATGACACCTTACCCAGGCATGTACCAAACAGTCGGTCCTCAGgagcaaacacacaaacaaaattttGCTCCATTTAATGCCTTGTTGCCTCGATTTAGGACATACTCTAAGGACACTTGTTATCCTGG cccTGACACATATAACCCAGAGATAAAGGCACCCAAAAAAGTCACCTGGCCAATGAAATTTGGATCTCCAGACTGGGCCCAGGTTCCATGTCTACAGAAAAGAACCCTGAAAGCTGAG CTGCCCACAGACAAAGACTTTAGAAAGCATCGGAACCTTGTGGCCTACCTAAGCCTGTATTACAACTGA